The following proteins come from a genomic window of Solwaraspora sp. WMMA2065:
- a CDS encoding rhodanese-like domain-containing protein, which yields MTRPPERPGPGIDRLLDQVRERLDRVNPVVAQQAQREGRAMLVDIRPIAQRAEFGEIRDALVIERNVLEWRLDPRSAARIDLADDLRLWPIIFCQEGYASSLAAASLQDIGLARATDLTGGFAAWQAAGLPVVNPHR from the coding sequence GTGACCCGGCCGCCCGAACGGCCCGGACCCGGCATCGACCGGCTACTCGACCAGGTACGCGAACGGTTGGACCGGGTCAACCCGGTCGTTGCCCAGCAGGCCCAGCGCGAAGGTCGAGCGATGCTGGTCGACATCCGGCCGATCGCCCAACGCGCGGAGTTCGGGGAGATCCGCGACGCGCTCGTGATCGAACGCAACGTGCTGGAATGGCGGCTCGACCCCCGTAGCGCGGCCCGGATCGACCTCGCCGACGACCTGCGACTGTGGCCGATCATCTTCTGTCAGGAGGGGTACGCCTCCTCGTTGGCGGCCGCCTCGCTCCAGGACATCGGTTTAGCCCGGGCCACCGACCTGACCGGTGGTTTCGCCGCCTGGCAGGCCGCCGGGCTACCGGTGGTCAACCCGCACCGGTAA
- a CDS encoding ABC transporter substrate-binding protein, translating into MDTLVAGTLTVGTDQPAYPPWFVDDAPESGAGFESAVAYAVANQLGYEPDKVSWVRVPFNNAIAPGPKDFDVDINQFSITEQRRSAVDFSSPYYDVTQAVIALDGTPAAAATTLADLRDVKLGAQVGTTSFRAITEVVAPAAEPAVFNNNDDAKAALRNGRASGRC; encoded by the coding sequence TTGGACACCCTCGTCGCCGGGACGTTGACCGTCGGCACCGACCAGCCGGCGTACCCGCCGTGGTTCGTCGACGACGCCCCGGAGAGCGGCGCCGGCTTCGAAAGCGCGGTGGCGTACGCCGTGGCCAACCAGCTGGGCTACGAACCGGACAAGGTCAGCTGGGTGCGGGTGCCGTTCAACAACGCCATCGCACCCGGGCCGAAGGACTTCGACGTCGACATCAACCAGTTCTCCATCACCGAGCAGCGCCGGTCGGCGGTCGACTTCTCCAGCCCGTACTACGACGTCACCCAGGCGGTGATCGCGCTGGACGGGACGCCGGCCGCCGCCGCGACGACCCTGGCCGACCTGCGCGACGTCAAGCTCGGCGCCCAGGTCGGCACGACCAGCTTCCGGGCGATCACCGAGGTGGTGGCCCCGGCGGCCGAGCCGGCCGTGTTCAACAACAACGACGACGCCAAGGCAGCGCTGCGCAACGGCAGAGCGTCCGGTCGGTGCTGA
- a CDS encoding ABC transporter permease subunit: MLIAAGSTAVLGALLVTAVANSPGWPRVQQSFFDPAVATQALPAVLRGLWLNVRTLVFCAVGALALGLAIALARTLRPAVFFPLRAAATSYTHVFRAGIESVHPAQRAAARSLGLSHAQTMRHVVLPQAVRRVAPPLLNDLVALQKDVGLISLAGPVDAIRAAQIETATSYNFTPYVVAGVLFILMAIPLVAVTDWVTLRAARRQTWAGAA, encoded by the coding sequence GTGCTGATCGCCGCCGGTTCCACGGCCGTGCTCGGTGCCCTGCTGGTGACGGCGGTCGCGAACTCCCCCGGCTGGCCCCGGGTCCAGCAGTCGTTCTTCGACCCGGCCGTGGCGACGCAGGCACTACCGGCGGTGCTGCGCGGGCTCTGGCTCAACGTACGGACGCTGGTGTTCTGCGCCGTCGGGGCGCTGGCGCTGGGGTTGGCGATCGCGCTCGCCCGCACCCTGCGCCCGGCGGTGTTCTTTCCGCTGCGGGCCGCCGCGACCTCCTACACGCACGTGTTCCGGGCCGGCATCGAATCGGTGCACCCGGCGCAGCGGGCCGCCGCCCGGTCGCTGGGGCTCAGCCACGCGCAGACGATGCGGCATGTGGTGCTGCCGCAGGCGGTCCGGCGGGTCGCGCCGCCGCTGCTCAACGATTTGGTGGCGCTGCAGAAGGACGTCGGGCTGATCTCCCTGGCCGGCCCGGTCGACGCGATCCGCGCCGCCCAGATCGAGACCGCCACCAGCTACAACTTCACCCCGTACGTGGTGGCCGGGGTGCTGTTCATCCTGATGGCGATCCCGCTGGTGGCGGTGACCGACTGGGTGACGTTGCGGGCCGCCCGGCGGCAGACCTGGGCCGGCGCGGCATGA
- the egtD gene encoding L-histidine N(alpha)-methyltransferase, whose product MDIELTDADQRHALRTDAHAGLTADPKWLPPKWFYDKYGSELFERITTLPEYYPTRAERAALAAHADDIAAVTRARTLVELGSGSSEKTRLLLDALRRQGSLDLFVPLDVSEAALRDAATAIDRDYPGLPVHAVVGDFTRHLGRIPAGDDRLVAFLGGTIGNLVPDERAEFLAELHGALGTGGWLLLGTDLVKDPATLVAAYDDSQGVTGEFNRNVLHVLNQQLGADFDPAAFRHVALWDTEREWIEMRLRAERDMRVHVADLNLPVSFTAGEELRTEVSAKFRRAGVTAELAAAGFELTHWWTDPAGRFAISLSRCR is encoded by the coding sequence ATCGACATCGAGCTGACCGACGCCGACCAGCGGCACGCGCTGCGGACCGACGCCCACGCCGGACTCACCGCCGACCCGAAATGGCTGCCCCCGAAGTGGTTCTACGACAAGTACGGCAGCGAACTGTTCGAACGCATCACCACCCTGCCGGAGTACTACCCGACCCGGGCCGAGCGGGCCGCGCTGGCCGCCCACGCCGACGATATCGCCGCCGTCACCCGGGCCCGGACCTTGGTCGAGCTCGGCTCCGGTTCGTCGGAGAAGACCCGGCTGCTGCTCGACGCGCTGCGCCGGCAGGGCAGCCTCGACCTGTTCGTGCCGCTGGACGTCTCCGAGGCGGCACTGCGCGACGCCGCCACCGCCATCGACCGGGACTACCCGGGGCTGCCGGTCCACGCGGTCGTCGGCGACTTCACCCGTCACCTCGGCCGGATCCCGGCCGGCGACGACCGGCTCGTCGCGTTCCTCGGCGGCACCATCGGCAACCTGGTGCCGGACGAGCGGGCCGAGTTCCTGGCCGAGCTGCACGGGGCGCTCGGCACCGGCGGCTGGCTGCTGCTCGGCACCGACCTGGTCAAGGACCCGGCCACCCTGGTCGCCGCCTACGACGACAGCCAGGGGGTGACCGGCGAGTTCAACCGCAACGTGCTGCATGTACTGAACCAGCAGCTCGGTGCCGACTTCGACCCGGCGGCGTTCCGGCACGTCGCACTGTGGGACACCGAGCGGGAGTGGATCGAGATGCGGCTGCGTGCCGAGCGGGACATGCGGGTGCACGTGGCCGATCTCAACCTGCCGGTGAGCTTCACCGCCGGCGAGGAGCTGCGGACCGAGGTGTCGGCGAAGTTCCGCCGGGCCGGGGTGACCGCCGAGCTGGCCGCCGCCGGTTTCGAGTTGACCCACTGGTGGACCGACCCGGCCGGCCGGTTCGCGATCAGCCTGTCCCGGTGCCGGTGA
- the egtC gene encoding ergothioneine biosynthesis protein EgtC, protein MCRHQLYLGPPVSLTQLLVEPPYGLYRQSWAPRDMRGGGTVNVDGFGIGWYTPSGPVRYRRSGPVWADPGLVELGRATTAGAVLAAVRSATPGMPFGETACAPFTDGRWLFSHNGVVAGWPYSVAELAATLPVTDLLTLDAPTDSALLWALLRHRLRAGVDPGTAITDTVTGVLAAAPASRLNLLLTDGERAWASAVGHSLSVLAGPERMIIASEPSDDDPAWHPVADRRLVVADRHTYTVEDLCGSTSS, encoded by the coding sequence GTGTGCCGCCACCAGCTCTACCTGGGCCCGCCGGTCAGCCTGACGCAGCTGCTGGTCGAGCCGCCGTACGGCCTGTACCGCCAGTCCTGGGCACCCCGGGACATGCGCGGCGGCGGCACGGTCAACGTCGACGGTTTCGGCATCGGCTGGTACACCCCGTCCGGCCCGGTCCGCTACCGGCGGTCCGGGCCGGTCTGGGCCGATCCCGGCCTGGTCGAGCTGGGTCGGGCCACCACCGCCGGCGCGGTGCTGGCTGCGGTCCGCTCGGCGACCCCCGGGATGCCGTTCGGCGAGACGGCCTGCGCGCCGTTCACTGACGGGCGCTGGCTGTTCAGCCACAACGGGGTGGTGGCCGGGTGGCCGTACAGCGTCGCCGAGCTGGCCGCCACCCTGCCGGTGACCGACCTGCTCACCCTCGACGCGCCGACCGACTCGGCGCTGCTGTGGGCGCTGCTGCGGCACCGGCTGCGAGCCGGCGTCGACCCGGGCACGGCGATCACCGACACCGTCACCGGCGTCCTGGCCGCCGCCCCGGCGTCCCGGCTCAACCTGCTGCTCACCGACGGCGAACGGGCCTGGGCCAGCGCCGTCGGCCATTCCCTGTCCGTCCTCGCCGGGCCGGAGCGGATGATCATCGCCTCCGAACCGTCCGACGACGACCCGGCCTGGCACCCGGTCGCCGACCGCCGGCTCGTCGTCGCCGACCGGCACACCTACACCGTGGAGGATCTGTGCGGATCGACATCGAGCTGA
- the egtB gene encoding ergothioneine biosynthesis protein EgtB, translating to MRTALAADLDRARRRSRALTDPVDDDDLVRQHSRLMSPLVWDLAHIGNQEELWLVRDVGGREPVRADIDHLYDAFKHARADRPALPLLAPAEARAYTRTVRDKVLDLLDTVTFDGRRLVEQGFAFGMIVQHEQQHDETMLATHQLRAGPPVLSGAPTPPAPAGGVDGEALIPGGPFTMGTSTEPWALDNERPAHTVDVPAFFIDRAPVSNSRYQQFIDDGGYHDERWWSAEGWAHRLQARLSGPAHWHGDGSYTRFGRRSAIVSDEPVVHVGWYEAQAYASWAGRRLPTEAEWEKAARFDPVTGRSRRYPWGDDDPGPEHANLGQRHLHPAPVGAYPAGASPAGVHQLIGDVWEWTGTWFTGYPGFAAFPYREYSEVFFGRDYRVLRGGSFGTDRSACRGTFRNWDYPIRRQIFSGFRTARDPYPGETA from the coding sequence CTGCGTACCGCGCTCGCCGCCGACCTCGACCGGGCCCGGCGGCGCAGCCGCGCCCTGACCGACCCGGTCGACGACGACGACCTCGTTCGGCAGCACTCCCGGCTGATGTCGCCCCTGGTCTGGGACCTGGCGCACATCGGCAACCAGGAGGAGCTGTGGCTGGTCCGCGACGTCGGCGGCCGGGAGCCGGTCCGTGCCGACATCGACCACCTCTACGACGCGTTCAAACACGCCCGCGCCGACCGTCCGGCGTTGCCGCTGCTGGCCCCGGCCGAGGCACGCGCGTATACCCGTACCGTCCGGGACAAGGTCCTCGACCTGCTCGACACGGTGACGTTCGACGGCCGCCGGCTGGTCGAGCAGGGCTTCGCGTTCGGCATGATCGTGCAGCACGAGCAGCAGCACGACGAGACGATGCTCGCCACCCACCAGCTGCGGGCCGGCCCGCCGGTGCTCAGCGGTGCGCCGACGCCGCCGGCGCCGGCCGGAGGCGTCGACGGTGAGGCGCTGATCCCCGGCGGACCGTTCACCATGGGCACCTCCACCGAGCCGTGGGCGCTGGACAACGAACGCCCGGCGCACACCGTCGACGTACCGGCCTTCTTCATCGACCGCGCGCCGGTCAGCAACTCCCGGTACCAGCAGTTCATCGACGACGGCGGCTACCACGACGAGCGGTGGTGGAGCGCCGAGGGCTGGGCCCACCGGCTGCAGGCCCGGCTCAGCGGACCGGCGCACTGGCACGGCGACGGCAGCTACACCCGGTTCGGCCGGCGGTCGGCGATCGTGTCCGACGAGCCGGTGGTGCACGTGGGCTGGTACGAGGCGCAGGCGTACGCCAGTTGGGCCGGCCGCCGGCTGCCCACCGAAGCCGAGTGGGAGAAGGCGGCCCGGTTCGACCCGGTTACCGGCCGGTCCCGCCGCTACCCGTGGGGCGACGACGACCCCGGCCCCGAGCACGCCAACCTGGGCCAGCGGCACCTGCACCCGGCACCGGTCGGCGCCTACCCGGCCGGCGCGTCACCGGCCGGCGTGCACCAGCTGATCGGCGACGTGTGGGAGTGGACCGGCACCTGGTTCACCGGCTATCCCGGCTTCGCCGCGTTCCCGTACCGCGAATACTCGGAGGTCTTCTTCGGCCGCGACTACCGGGTGCTGCGCGGCGGCTCGTTCGGCACCGACCGCTCCGCCTGCCGGGGCACCTTCCGCAACTGGGACTACCCGATCCGGCGGCAGATCTTCAGCGGTTTCCGGACCGCCCGTGACCCGTACCCCGGCGAGACCGCCTAG
- a CDS encoding glutamate-cysteine ligase family protein — protein sequence MTKAPHPPAPHPPSAHPPDVLPVAAESATSAGPSSVADVPAGTAITDPTAAAGYITRICFKTGPPRRIGVELEWTVHYRDHPARPLDPADLATALGDHAPRTLRPTSPHDPLPQGGLVTVEPGGQVEISTPPTESLTTLHRAASADVVALTRRLDRAGLLLGRTGCDPYRPPRQILRNRRYTAMAAAFARQGQAGADMMCGTAGLQVCLDTGSERQLSLRWSAAHLLGPPLLALFANSPSRAGRRTGWVSSRMATWLTLDPVRTAAPADPTANMRPSDPVADWTRRVLDTPPLFVDEPTGWRLPGPATFGEWILTGTPRPPTYADLDLHLSTMFPPVRPRGYLELRYLDAQPGGEWIVPAAVLAALFARDETLRTATSTVMDAADRWLPAARDGLADPVVASAAHSLAELACERLTDTGLPDETTSTVVRALRRRLHQRTHPWGGTR from the coding sequence ATGACCAAAGCTCCCCATCCACCAGCTCCCCATCCACCATCCGCCCATCCGCCCGACGTGCTACCGGTGGCCGCCGAGTCTGCGACGTCGGCCGGTCCGAGCAGCGTGGCCGACGTCCCGGCCGGTACCGCCATCACCGACCCGACCGCCGCCGCCGGCTACATCACCCGGATCTGCTTCAAGACCGGCCCACCCCGACGGATCGGCGTCGAACTCGAATGGACCGTTCACTACCGAGACCACCCCGCCAGACCGCTCGACCCCGCCGACCTCGCGACTGCCCTCGGTGACCACGCCCCGCGGACACTACGCCCCACCAGCCCGCACGACCCGCTTCCACAGGGCGGACTGGTAACGGTCGAACCCGGCGGGCAGGTGGAGATCTCCACCCCGCCGACGGAATCCCTTACCACATTGCACCGGGCCGCGTCGGCCGACGTCGTCGCGCTGACCCGCCGACTCGACCGGGCCGGCCTGCTGCTCGGCCGGACCGGATGCGATCCGTACCGGCCGCCCCGGCAGATCCTGCGCAACCGCCGCTACACGGCGATGGCGGCGGCTTTCGCCCGGCAGGGTCAGGCCGGTGCCGACATGATGTGCGGCACAGCTGGCCTGCAGGTCTGCCTGGACACCGGCAGCGAACGGCAGCTCTCCCTCCGTTGGTCGGCCGCGCACCTGCTCGGTCCGCCGCTGCTCGCCCTGTTCGCCAACTCGCCGTCGCGGGCCGGCCGGCGCACCGGCTGGGTGTCGAGCCGGATGGCGACCTGGCTGACCCTCGACCCGGTCCGCACCGCCGCACCGGCCGATCCGACCGCCAACATGCGGCCGTCCGATCCGGTCGCCGACTGGACCCGGCGGGTGCTGGACACGCCACCGCTGTTCGTCGACGAGCCCACCGGCTGGCGGCTGCCGGGGCCGGCGACCTTCGGCGAATGGATCCTCACCGGCACGCCCCGACCGCCGACCTACGCCGACCTCGACCTGCATCTGAGCACCATGTTTCCGCCGGTCCGCCCACGTGGCTACCTGGAGCTGCGCTACCTCGACGCGCAGCCGGGCGGCGAGTGGATCGTCCCGGCGGCGGTGCTGGCCGCGCTGTTCGCCCGCGACGAGACGCTGCGGACCGCGACGTCGACGGTGATGGACGCGGCCGACCGCTGGCTGCCCGCCGCCCGCGACGGGCTAGCCGATCCGGTTGTCGCGTCGGCCGCCCACTCGCTGGCCGAGCTGGCCTGCGAACGCCTGACCGACACCGGCCTGCCCGACGAGACAACCAGCACCGTGGTGCGCGCCCTGCGCCGACGGCTGCACCAGCGAACCCACCCCTGGGGAGGTACCAGGTGA
- a CDS encoding SDR family NAD(P)-dependent oxidoreductase has product METGLLNKVALVTGASGAIGRAAARHLAAEGAAVAVSWHTNRAAAMEVVDAIAQAGGDACAVGLDHGDLAAVQGVVEQITTRPGPISVLIANAVQWPAPGGRELVR; this is encoded by the coding sequence ATGGAAACCGGTCTGTTGAACAAGGTTGCCCTGGTCACCGGCGCTTCCGGCGCCATCGGCAGGGCCGCCGCCCGGCATCTGGCCGCCGAAGGCGCCGCCGTGGCGGTGTCCTGGCACACCAACCGCGCCGCCGCGATGGAGGTCGTCGACGCCATCGCCCAGGCAGGCGGCGACGCCTGCGCCGTCGGGCTGGACCACGGCGACCTCGCCGCCGTGCAGGGCGTCGTCGAGCAGATCACCACCCGACCCGGGCCGATATCCGTGCTGATCGCCAACGCCGTACAGTGGCCCGCTCCGGGCGGCCGCGAACTTGTGCGCTGA
- a CDS encoding serine hydrolase domain-containing protein — protein sequence MPDLALFSAALGERAANDEFTGSVLVTLGDQRLLAGAYGNANRACRTPCTLDTRFDTASVTKLFTAVAVLQQIERGAFTLETSAVEYLGLTGTTISPDVTAYHLLTHTSGIADDADESDGERYEDLFVDEPTYAFTETAHHLPHFVDKPPRFAPGEGCRYCNVGYILLGLMVERATGGSYREYVHANVFEPAGMSRSAFLRMDVVAPDVAEGVEAIRDADGTITGWRRNIFSYPPVGDPAGGAYTTVGDLTAFHRALVEGRLLGPESTAAMLVPYAQAEGNRRNGYGLEFRTDADGRVRYYGKVGVNFGVSALLRHYPGHGAGDGITLAMLGVGEDTIWPLVRLFDESMPQA from the coding sequence GTGCCCGACCTCGCACTGTTCTCCGCCGCACTCGGCGAACGCGCCGCGAATGACGAGTTCACCGGCTCGGTCCTGGTGACGTTGGGAGACCAACGGCTGCTGGCCGGCGCGTACGGCAACGCCAACCGGGCCTGCCGTACACCGTGCACCCTGGACACCAGGTTCGACACCGCGTCGGTCACGAAGCTGTTCACCGCCGTCGCCGTACTCCAGCAGATCGAGCGCGGCGCGTTCACGCTGGAGACCTCGGCGGTCGAGTACCTCGGGCTCACCGGTACCACGATCTCGCCGGACGTCACCGCGTACCACCTGCTCACCCACACGTCCGGGATTGCCGACGACGCCGACGAGTCGGACGGTGAACGGTACGAGGACCTGTTCGTCGACGAGCCGACGTACGCGTTCACCGAGACCGCCCACCACCTGCCGCACTTCGTCGACAAACCGCCGAGGTTCGCGCCGGGCGAGGGCTGCCGGTACTGCAACGTCGGGTACATCCTGCTCGGCCTCATGGTCGAGCGGGCCACCGGCGGCTCCTACCGCGAGTACGTGCACGCCAACGTCTTCGAGCCCGCCGGCATGAGCCGGTCGGCGTTCCTGCGCATGGACGTCGTCGCACCCGACGTCGCCGAAGGCGTGGAGGCGATCCGCGACGCCGACGGCACGATCACCGGCTGGCGGCGCAACATCTTCTCGTACCCGCCGGTCGGCGACCCGGCCGGCGGCGCGTACACGACGGTCGGCGACCTCACCGCGTTCCACCGGGCGCTGGTCGAGGGCCGGCTGCTGGGACCGGAGTCGACCGCGGCGATGCTCGTCCCGTACGCGCAGGCGGAGGGCAACCGGCGCAACGGGTACGGGCTGGAGTTCAGGACCGACGCCGACGGCCGGGTCCGCTACTACGGGAAGGTGGGCGTGAACTTCGGCGTCAGCGCGTTGCTGCGGCACTACCCCGGCCACGGCGCGGGCGACGGCATCACGCTGGCCATGCTCGGCGTCGGCGAGGACACCATCTGGCCGCTGGTCCGGCTGTTCGACGAATCGATGCCGCAGGCCTGA
- a CDS encoding DUF397 domain-containing protein: MSASEPRWRKSSRSANGGNSCVEVADNLPGRVLVRDTKDRAGGTLTFGPAAWSAFVASTKDTTATP, translated from the coding sequence ATGAGCGCAAGTGAACCGCGCTGGCGGAAGTCCAGCCGATCGGCCAACGGCGGGAACAGCTGCGTCGAGGTGGCCGACAACCTTCCCGGTCGGGTCCTGGTGCGCGACACCAAGGACCGTGCCGGCGGTACGTTGACCTTCGGCCCGGCCGCCTGGTCGGCGTTCGTCGCGTCGACCAAGGACACCACCGCCACCCCCTGA
- a CDS encoding helix-turn-helix transcriptional regulator — MSELSVEIRRLRIAGGMNQGQLGAALRVSKSLIAGFESGRHIPQADTATNLDRVFGTDDKFAKLSAEAREDRYPWMRPWVEHERRALLLRSYEPLLVPGLLQSEGYMRAVLATSTMNDGRVDELVRTRLERQAATLGRDNPVVISAIVNEFALSRGPREVMTKQLGHLVDLGHRPSVKVRVLPDDAGLHLGLGGAFVLANLPDGRRCGYLDNQLKGTVVSGHGDVTELELAWESVDGLALPVVQSRDLMLRMLDERK; from the coding sequence GTGAGTGAACTCAGCGTCGAGATCCGGCGACTTCGCATCGCGGGAGGGATGAATCAGGGCCAGCTTGGCGCCGCGCTGCGGGTGTCCAAGTCGCTCATCGCGGGATTCGAGTCGGGGCGGCACATTCCGCAGGCCGACACCGCCACCAACCTGGACCGGGTGTTCGGCACCGATGACAAGTTCGCCAAGTTGTCGGCGGAGGCGCGGGAGGACCGGTACCCGTGGATGCGTCCGTGGGTCGAGCACGAGCGTCGGGCACTGCTGCTGCGCAGCTACGAGCCGCTGCTCGTCCCCGGACTGCTCCAGTCCGAGGGCTACATGCGGGCGGTGTTGGCGACCTCCACGATGAACGACGGGCGCGTCGATGAGCTGGTGCGCACCCGGCTGGAGCGGCAGGCCGCGACGCTCGGCCGGGACAACCCGGTGGTGATCTCAGCCATCGTCAATGAGTTCGCCCTCAGCCGTGGCCCCCGCGAGGTGATGACGAAGCAACTGGGCCACCTGGTGGACCTCGGCCACCGGCCGTCGGTCAAAGTCCGGGTGCTGCCGGACGACGCCGGGCTGCACCTCGGTCTCGGCGGCGCGTTCGTGCTGGCCAACCTGCCGGACGGCCGGCGCTGCGGCTACCTGGACAACCAGTTGAAGGGCACCGTGGTGTCCGGCCATGGCGATGTGACCGAGCTGGAACTAGCCTGGGAATCCGTGGACGGACTCGCGCTGCCGGTGGTGCAGTCCCGGGATCTGATGCTGAGGATGCTCGATGAGCGCAAGTGA
- a CDS encoding VOC family protein has translation MSTEAATRRRGPYGMEYARIEVPDLAASIEFLQYHVGLQLEQHDDEYAFLRADIEHHSIELIAAPHRTESWTTAVGFSVESDEVLDDLRERVVAAGHEVLELHERMKGLCQRGFAVRDPNGLIVELFTEFVEYAEPPLIELRPQDLVHPFLATDKYEESLDFYTKVLGFLPSDYVGDVTVFLRCEDRYHHSLALQRNKEFYVAHLCFKMKSFDHVMRGRARAQYKKVPIASDLVNHSASTSIAFYMHDPKHGPRYELCDRHRVFTPEEHATHRARRMAVDPRNIDVWRPAADDWGRF, from the coding sequence ATGTCCACCGAGGCCGCCACCCGCCGCCGCGGGCCCTACGGCATGGAGTACGCCCGGATCGAGGTGCCGGATCTGGCCGCCTCCATCGAGTTCCTGCAGTACCACGTCGGGCTGCAGTTGGAGCAGCACGACGACGAGTACGCGTTCCTGCGCGCCGACATCGAACACCACAGCATCGAGCTGATCGCGGCACCGCACCGTACCGAGTCGTGGACCACCGCGGTCGGGTTCAGCGTCGAGTCCGACGAGGTCCTCGACGATCTGCGAGAGCGGGTCGTCGCCGCCGGCCACGAGGTGCTCGAACTGCACGAGCGGATGAAGGGCCTGTGCCAGCGCGGATTCGCCGTACGCGACCCCAACGGGCTGATCGTCGAACTGTTCACCGAGTTCGTCGAGTACGCCGAACCGCCGTTGATCGAGCTGCGCCCACAGGACCTGGTGCACCCGTTCCTGGCCACCGACAAGTACGAGGAGTCACTCGACTTCTACACCAAGGTCCTCGGCTTCCTGCCCAGCGACTACGTCGGCGACGTGACCGTCTTCCTACGCTGCGAGGACCGCTATCACCACAGCCTGGCGTTGCAGCGCAACAAGGAGTTCTACGTCGCGCATCTGTGCTTCAAGATGAAGAGCTTCGACCACGTGATGCGCGGTCGGGCGCGGGCCCAGTACAAGAAGGTGCCGATCGCCTCCGACCTGGTCAACCACTCGGCGTCGACGTCGATCGCGTTCTACATGCACGACCCGAAGCACGGCCCGCGCTACGAGCTGTGTGACCGCCACCGGGTGTTCACCCCGGAGGAGCACGCCACGCACCGGGCTCGGCGGATGGCCGTCGACCCGCGCAACATCGACGTGTGGCGGCCGGCCGCCGACGACTGGGGCCGTTTCTGA
- a CDS encoding Dabb family protein: MITHMLAFKFRDDLPAGVAESVLAELDTFPAKYPAMRNWRSGVNVSTRDTTMTHGFVVEFATEQDLLDYLHSESHERFVRERWRPVVQRQVIVSIPTAGDA; the protein is encoded by the coding sequence GTGATCACCCACATGCTGGCGTTCAAGTTCCGCGACGACCTGCCGGCCGGGGTCGCCGAGTCGGTCCTCGCCGAGCTGGACACCTTCCCGGCGAAGTACCCGGCGATGCGCAACTGGCGCAGCGGGGTCAACGTCAGCACCCGGGACACCACCATGACGCACGGCTTCGTCGTGGAGTTCGCCACCGAGCAGGACCTGCTCGACTACCTGCACAGCGAGTCGCACGAGCGGTTCGTCCGGGAACGCTGGCGTCCGGTCGTGCAACGCCAGGTCATCGTCAGCATCCCCACCGCCGGGGACGCGTAA
- a CDS encoding aromatic-ring-hydroxylating dioxygenase subunit beta, with the protein MSSTTSGAVLNVGAREVTRAQVEDFLYREAQLLDEWRLDEWFTMFEPDGRMEVPTTDWAGWDATTAGFFVCDDYDLIRARVKRLKSRKAHAENPHSRTHRMVSNVILLEAGAETVWISANFLIHRYRDGGAYTYVGRYEHVLKVDDDGLRFRVRRSIPVMESMDPGARLSFIL; encoded by the coding sequence ATGTCCTCGACGACCAGCGGAGCAGTGCTCAACGTCGGCGCCCGCGAAGTGACCCGGGCGCAGGTGGAGGACTTCCTCTACCGGGAGGCGCAACTGCTCGACGAGTGGCGCCTCGACGAGTGGTTCACCATGTTCGAGCCGGACGGCCGGATGGAGGTGCCGACCACCGACTGGGCCGGCTGGGACGCCACCACCGCCGGATTCTTCGTCTGCGACGACTACGACCTGATCCGGGCCCGGGTGAAGCGGCTCAAGAGCCGCAAGGCGCACGCCGAGAACCCGCACTCGCGTACCCACCGGATGGTCTCCAACGTGATCCTGCTGGAGGCCGGCGCGGAGACGGTGTGGATCAGCGCCAACTTCCTCATCCACCGCTACCGCGACGGCGGCGCCTACACCTACGTGGGCCGCTACGAGCACGTGCTCAAGGTCGACGACGACGGGCTGCGCTTCCGGGTCCGCCGCTCCATCCCGGTGATGGAGTCGATGGACCCCGGTGCCCGGCTCAGCTTCATCCTGTAG